Below is a window of Lujinxingia litoralis DNA.
CGATGAAGAAGGCCCGACGCTCCTCGGCCCCCGGCTCCTCCGGCGCGTCCTTACCTCCGTACTCATCGCTGGCCTGGGAGGGGTCCCACTTCCCGAGCATCGGCTCCACGATCTTGGTCGTCACCCAGGTGCAGACCACGGTGACCAGGATCGTCGACACCACCAAAAAGTAGTAGTTGGCCGTGGCGTTGACCGCGTAGCCCGGGTCCAGCGTCTCGGCGGCCTGACCGGTGAGCCTGGCCAGCATCGGGTCCAGACCGGTGATCAACAGGTTGGCGCTGAAGCCGCCGGAGACCCCGGCATAGGCCGCGGCCAGCCCGGCGATCGGGTGGCGCCCCAACCCGGCGAAGAGCAGCGCCCCCAGCGGGGTCAGCACCACGTAGCCGGCGTCGGCCACCATCGAGCTCATCACGCAGGCAAAGACCAGGGTTGCCGTGATCATGCTCTTGGGCACCGAGGCCACCAACACCCGCAGCCCCATCGTGATAAAGCCGGTGCGCTCGGCGATGCCGATCCCCAGCATCACCGTGAGCACCGGCCCCAGGGGCGCAAAGCCCATGAAGTTGTCGATCGCGCTCAAAAACATCCACCGGATGCCCTCCCAGCTCAGCAGGCTCTGCACCTCCATCAGCTTGAGCTCCCCGGAGGTCTGCCGAACCTCGGCGCTGGCGCCGGCCAAAAGCGCCGAGAGGACCACGACCAGCCCGGCCATGATCACAAAGAGCGTCAGCGGATCGGGGAGGCGGTTGCCCACCCTCGCGATCTTCTCAAGGGTGCGTACCGCCAGGTTCGGGCGCTCTTCGGGTGCGGGGGATGCGGACATCGGGCTCTCGTCGTTTCGCGAAATAAGTTTTCAGACAACGCCTCAGTTGGCGCTCTCAATCGTGTCGGGAGTCTCATCAGGAGACACGGCCGTACGGGCCAGCGCCTGGGGCACGGCCTGCTTAAGCGTGTCCATCAAACGCTGGCGCCAGGGCCCCACCGTCTCCTGCTGAAAACTGGCCAGCGCCGCTCCCTTCAGCGCCTCCCCTTTGGCGGTGTCCACCGAGAGGGGATCGATATGCTGGCCATTCTGCAACATCTCATAATGGAGGTGCGGGCCGGTGGAGCGACCGGTATTGCCGCTGCGCGCCACGATCTGACCGCGGGTCACCTTGACCCCGGAGCGAATGCCCCGGCCGAACCCGTCCAGGTGCGCAAATCGGGTCTCAAAGCCCCCGCTATGCTTGACGATCAACAGGTTGCCGTAGCCGCCGCGCCGCCCGGCAAAGCTAACCCGCCCGTCGGCCACCGCCTGCACCGGCGTGCCGATCGGCGCGCCGTAATCCACCCCGCGGTGCATGCGCGTGCCCCCCAGCACCGGGTGCACCCGCCGACCATAACGACTGGTCACCCGCGTAAAGGGCAGCGGACTACGCAAGAACTGCCGCTGCAGGCTCTCCCCCTCTTCATCAAAGTACCCGGGCTCCTCGCCACGCTCCTCATCGTAGAACGCCCAGTAATTGCCGCGCTCCCCCATGTACTTCGCCGCGATCAGCCGTCCGTAACGCAGGTACTCCCCGTTGAGGTACACCTTCTCCACGATCAACGCGAAGTGGTCTCCCTGACGCGTCTCGGTGTTGAAGTCGATCGTGTACTGAAAGACCTCCATAAAGCGGTGGGCCAGCGCGCCGCTCTCCCCGGTGGCCTCCAGCGCCAGCCAGAAGCTGGAGTTGATGGTCCCGGCCACCGCCTCGTGGCGCACCTCGATGGGCACCTCTTCCTGCGCGCTCACGTAGCTGCCGTCATCCTGGCGCCGGGTCACCCAGATGTCTTCGGGAGAAGTCTGATAGCGAAATTCGACGATCTCGCCAGCATCATCGGTCTGCACCCGCCACTGATCCCCGGGGCGGCTGCGCCGAAAATCAAACTCCTTCTCGGTGGCGCTCACCACCTTATGGATCGCTCCGGCCGAAAGATTGCGCCGCTGCAGGCTCAAAAACACCGACTCGTTGGGCTTGATCTCCCCGGCCAGCGTCGCGGCTCGCCCCTCTTCAAAGCTGGCGGTGAGCGCGCTCTTCTCGGCGCGGGCTTCCACCATCGCTTCGGCCTGCCCGTTGTTGAGCCCCTCCTGTGCCAGCGCCAACGCGCTGTCCACCCGCATGTAGGCCTCGGCCATCGTCGCGCTGCGCGCCAGGGCCACCGGGTCGGGCTCGTCCTCCTTCCCGAGCATCATGTAGAGCAACACCCCCACGGCCAGCGCCCCCAACACCAGCGCCGGCCAGGGCCGCTTGCGCCGGCGCCGACGTGGGTAGAGCAACAGATCCTGCTTCGGCCAACGACCTCGCATACGTCCTCAATCTCGAGCATACGCCCGGCGGCATCGTCCAAGATCGCACCAGGCTTTTTAGAAAACTGCCACACCTTCACCGCAGAGCCGCGCAGCGTCAAGGCGATCGACGGCCACAGCGCGGGGATAAGCCCCCGGGCAGCGTGCTTAAGCGGCGAGTGTCTGGAGTGGATTTCAGCGCCAGATATTCCGGCCTTCTCTGCGCGCCGCGCCGGCTCACGACGAGCCATGCCCCCTTAAGCCGCCTGGACGGCGCGCCAGACACCATCCCCGATCCCTCAAAATCCGCTAAAATCAGAAAAAAAGCCATCCACTGTGCCAACTTGTCACGACGAACTGGGGGACGAAGCCATCCACTGTGCCAACTTGTCACGACGAGCTGGGGGGCAAAGCCATCCACTGTGCCAACTTGTCACGACGAGCTAGGGGGCGAAGGCCTCGAGAATGCCAAAGCGCCGGGTTTTTGACGATTTGAGGCGATGGCGGATGCCCCTCGCTCCGGGCGCCGGCTGTGTCAGGTTGTGAAATCCCGGACAAAACGTTGACAACTCACCACCGGTTGGGGCTAATCGGCCCGGGAAAGCGCTGTAGAATACTGAACGGACTGTGCAGGAGACCGGTTGAACCGCCGCACCATCATCGTGGGAATCATCGCAGCGACGCTGATCATCGCCGCGCTCTTTTTGCCCCGGCTGGCCGCGCCCCTGGTCGAACGCGCGCTGCCCGGCACGCTGGAGCGCGCCGGCGTGCATGCCCACTGGTCCTCGCTGAGCCTGAGCTGGACCGGCGCCATCGAGCTCGATGACCTCCACGTGAAGCTCCTCGACGACACCCTCTCCCTGGACGCCGCCCGGGTCCGCCTCCATGCCCGGCCCCACTCGCTGCTCACCGCTCGCCCCGAACTCACCGCGATCCAGATTCAAAACGCCGCCGTGGTGGCCTCGCACCCCCAACGCCTGCGCGAGCTGCTGAGCACCCCGCGCCCCGGGGCACCGGCCACGACCGACGCCAGCGCTTCGGCGGACCATGACCCCGGAGATCCTCACCAGGGGGCCGGACGCCTGGAGCACCTGCTTAAAAACCTCCCCGACCTCACGATCGACGAGCTCCACCTGAGCGCCGGCCAGGGCGCGCAGGCCCGCAGCCTGCGCGCCTTTGACATCGCCCTGCTCGCCAGTGGCGACACCTGGGAGGTCGAGGCTCGCAGCGAGCTCCCCGCTCCCCTCAATCTGCTCAGCGCGTCCGACACCCTGCACCTTCACGGCACCCTCTCCCCCGGGGCCCGCGACGCCGACCTGCGCATCGGCCAGCCCGACCAGCCCGCCCTGCGCCTGCGGGGCCCGGGCGGCTCCGAGGTGATCGTTGGTGAGCTCCGGGTGCAGGGCGCCGCGCGCCAGATCAGCTTAAGCGAGGTCAGCGCCACGCTCTCGCGGGGGCCGCTCAAGGCCCGGGCACACCTGCCCCTGGTGCGCCTGAGCGCCGGGGAAAGCGCCCCGCTGCGCGCCGAGCTCGATCGCCCGGTGGTCGAACTCTTGCGCCCGACCGACGAAGACGATGCCGCCCCCCCGGCCTCCGCCCAAGCCGCGGCCTCCTCGCCAGGCTCCGACCTTGTGACGCACCTCAAAACCCTGGCCTGGTCCACCGAGCTGGAGGCCAACCACGGCGCGATCTTTTTGCCTCCCGCCATCGAACGCCCCGAAGACGGGCCCCAGCCCCTGCTTCAGGACGCCACGCTGCGCTGGGAGCAGGGCCACCTCAACGCCTTCGCCGATACCGAGCGGGGCCGGGCCCTGGCCCACATCGTGCTCAGCCCGGCCTCCCTGCTCCCGCGCTACCTGCGCGTGCACCTCGAAGGCGTGAGCCTGGACGCCCTGCCCGGGCTGACCACCGAGCGCACGCTGCCGCGCCGCGGCTTCCGCGGGGAGTTCGGCGGGGAGATCGACCTCTTTGTCGAGGCCATCGCCGGCTTTGGCACCCTGCCCGACACCCTGGAGAGCCGGCGCCCCTACGCGCTGCGCGCCGCCGTTGAGGTGCATCACGCCTGGGTGGATACCGAGGCCCTGGCCAACGAGCGCCTCGAAGGCCTGGATTTAAGTGCCCACGGCACCGCCGAGCTCGATCTGAGTCGCCCCTCGTTGCGCAGCGACGACGCCCGGGTGAGCTTCCGCGGCGTGGACGCGCGCCTCAAGGCCGAGCTCGACCTGCGCCCGGGCAGCCGCACCCTGCGCCTGGACGCCGCATCCCCCGGCGAAATCCGCTGCCAGAGCCTGCTCGGCGCCGTCCCCGAGGCGCTCCTGGGCGCGGTGGCCCACGCCCGAGTCGACGGCAAAGTCACCCCGGCCATCAACCTGGTCCTCTCCGAGGAGCTCGAAAAAGTGCGGGTGCGCATCCGCGGCTTCGAGGACACGCCCTGCCGTTTCACCGGCCTGCGCGTGCCCTACGCCTCGCGCGCCAAGGTGCACTTCAACATGGATCGCGCCCATATCTACCCGCGCCGCCGCACGCTGGTGGCCCAGCCCCCTGGCGAGTCCCTCCCCGAGAGCATCCCCCCGGCCCAGCACCAGGTCGTCGAGGACTTCCTGCTCTTTGGGCCGGCTCCCGAGGCGCCGGCGGCGGCCATGCCCGACTTCCACCGCTACCTGCGCGACGTGGGCTGGCTCAACGGCCCCTTCAGCAAGCGCGTCCACGAGGGGGTCAGCCCCGAGGCCACCGTGCGCGTCGGTCCGGGCCTCTCCAGCTACGTCCCCCTCGACGAGCTCCCGGGCTACGTGGGCGGCGCGATGTTTTTGAGCGAAGACATGCGCTTTTACTCCAACCGCGCCCTGGCCACCGGCCTGCTCAACCGCGCGCTCCGCATGAACATCTCGCGCTCGCGCTACGTCTATGGCGGCTCCACGCTCACCCAGCAGCTGGTCAAAAACCTCTTTC
It encodes the following:
- a CDS encoding AbgT family transporter, which produces MSASPAPEERPNLAVRTLEKIARVGNRLPDPLTLFVIMAGLVVVLSALLAGASAEVRQTSGELKLMEVQSLLSWEGIRWMFLSAIDNFMGFAPLGPVLTVMLGIGIAERTGFITMGLRVLVASVPKSMITATLVFACVMSSMVADAGYVVLTPLGALLFAGLGRHPIAGLAAAYAGVSGGFSANLLITGLDPMLARLTGQAAETLDPGYAVNATANYYFLVVSTILVTVVCTWVTTKIVEPMLGKWDPSQASDEYGGKDAPEEPGAEERRAFFIALAVGGVVAAGIAFLGIWSGSPLRDVVEPGEPAVSALHSYFEAVEVLIALLFVFPGIVYGVVMKSIKSDKDVAKMASDTMGTMGAYVVLAFIAGQFVAYFNWTNLGAITAVRGAQGLEAVGLTGMPLLLAFLGVSALMNLFVGSASAKWAFMAPIFVPMMMMMGFSPEVVQAAYRVGDSITNIITPLMPYLPIIIVFAQRYVRDIKMGTILTTMLPYSVALGIAWTVLLIVWLQLGLPLGPGVSATYVLPGG
- a CDS encoding M23 family metallopeptidase; this encodes MRGRWPKQDLLLYPRRRRRKRPWPALVLGALAVGVLLYMMLGKEDEPDPVALARSATMAEAYMRVDSALALAQEGLNNGQAEAMVEARAEKSALTASFEEGRAATLAGEIKPNESVFLSLQRRNLSAGAIHKVVSATEKEFDFRRSRPGDQWRVQTDDAGEIVEFRYQTSPEDIWVTRRQDDGSYVSAQEEVPIEVRHEAVAGTINSSFWLALEATGESGALAHRFMEVFQYTIDFNTETRQGDHFALIVEKVYLNGEYLRYGRLIAAKYMGERGNYWAFYDEERGEEPGYFDEEGESLQRQFLRSPLPFTRVTSRYGRRVHPVLGGTRMHRGVDYGAPIGTPVQAVADGRVSFAGRRGGYGNLLIVKHSGGFETRFAHLDGFGRGIRSGVKVTRGQIVARSGNTGRSTGPHLHYEMLQNGQHIDPLSVDTAKGEALKGAALASFQQETVGPWRQRLMDTLKQAVPQALARTAVSPDETPDTIESAN
- a CDS encoding biosynthetic peptidoglycan transglycosylase — protein: MNRRTIIVGIIAATLIIAALFLPRLAAPLVERALPGTLERAGVHAHWSSLSLSWTGAIELDDLHVKLLDDTLSLDAARVRLHARPHSLLTARPELTAIQIQNAAVVASHPQRLRELLSTPRPGAPATTDASASADHDPGDPHQGAGRLEHLLKNLPDLTIDELHLSAGQGAQARSLRAFDIALLASGDTWEVEARSELPAPLNLLSASDTLHLHGTLSPGARDADLRIGQPDQPALRLRGPGGSEVIVGELRVQGAARQISLSEVSATLSRGPLKARAHLPLVRLSAGESAPLRAELDRPVVELLRPTDEDDAAPPASAQAAASSPGSDLVTHLKTLAWSTELEANHGAIFLPPAIERPEDGPQPLLQDATLRWEQGHLNAFADTERGRALAHIVLSPASLLPRYLRVHLEGVSLDALPGLTTERTLPRRGFRGEFGGEIDLFVEAIAGFGTLPDTLESRRPYALRAAVEVHHAWVDTEALANERLEGLDLSAHGTAELDLSRPSLRSDDARVSFRGVDARLKAELDLRPGSRTLRLDAASPGEIRCQSLLGAVPEALLGAVAHARVDGKVTPAINLVLSEELEKVRVRIRGFEDTPCRFTGLRVPYASRAKVHFNMDRAHIYPRRRTLVAQPPGESLPESIPPAQHQVVEDFLLFGPAPEAPAAAMPDFHRYLRDVGWLNGPFSKRVHEGVSPEATVRVGPGLSSYVPLDELPGYVGGAMFLSEDMRFYSNRALATGLLNRALRMNISRSRYVYGGSTLTQQLVKNLFLTRQKSLARKIQEVIIGWRIDEIVPKERVLELYLNVIEFGPDIYGIGPAARFYFDKDARELSPLEAIFLANLKPAPWEGPRLVRRGRTPEGGWWIERTAEIGQRLVDYNYLTPAQAAAMAPYVITWSQARMELERERYRAEKEAERRRAIELRRALQRQQR